A genome region from Labilibaculum antarcticum includes the following:
- a CDS encoding PKD domain-containing protein → MAKNTVKPRQFRIDSMISNFFIFIMIPLVALLGFKFYTQQAPPEVSFDVLGDEHMENEMLKFRNNTAGDHSYEWNFGDSTEISQDDSPIHIYSEAGDYTITLLVDGQYKFHELISVERLKDEKPMIIIPRIAGPKQMFVGASAIFTCSTKGGNSWEWRVNGSRQVYSKKKSVKYTFSKPGYKTISLVVDGNREFTVQKKIYVRIKPSEKQKFIATNNSTVKKEEVYIPETPEVYTVLNNIKKESVKEKPFPTDKELTVMLLKIAKGSGDKEKFLTYFNENNKNLMARCNGDLITFEKLIKDVERSNIVIKEFSTERRDSTRIVNVIIRYKKKRGFINDLL, encoded by the coding sequence ATGGCAAAAAATACTGTTAAACCTCGTCAGTTTAGGATTGATTCGATGATTTCTAATTTTTTCATATTTATTATGATCCCTCTAGTCGCATTGTTGGGCTTTAAATTTTATACTCAGCAAGCTCCGCCAGAAGTTAGTTTTGATGTATTGGGTGATGAGCACATGGAGAATGAAATGCTGAAATTTAGAAACAATACTGCGGGTGATCATTCATACGAATGGAATTTTGGTGACAGCACCGAAATTAGTCAGGATGATTCTCCAATTCATATTTATAGTGAGGCTGGTGATTATACGATAACATTGTTAGTTGATGGTCAATATAAGTTTCACGAATTAATTAGCGTAGAGCGACTTAAAGATGAGAAGCCGATGATTATTATTCCAAGAATAGCAGGTCCTAAACAAATGTTCGTAGGTGCTTCGGCCATATTTACCTGTAGTACAAAAGGCGGAAATTCCTGGGAATGGCGCGTGAATGGATCAAGGCAGGTGTATTCAAAAAAGAAATCAGTAAAATATACCTTTTCGAAACCAGGCTATAAAACAATTAGTTTGGTTGTTGATGGAAACCGGGAGTTTACTGTGCAAAAGAAAATATATGTTCGCATTAAGCCATCTGAAAAACAAAAATTTATAGCAACCAATAATTCAACGGTTAAAAAGGAAGAGGTTTATATCCCGGAAACACCAGAGGTCTATACCGTTTTAAACAATATTAAAAAGGAAAGTGTAAAAGAAAAACCATTTCCTACTGATAAAGAATTAACAGTTATGCTTCTGAAAATTGCAAAAGGCAGTGGTGATAAAGAGAAGTTCTTGACGTATTTCAATGAAAATAACAAAAACCTGATGGCTAGATGCAATGGAGATCTAATAACCTTTGAAAAATTAATAAAGGATGTTGAGCGGAGTAACATTGTTATAAAGGAATTTTCTACAGAACGAAGAGATAGTACCCGAATTGTAAATGTTATTATTCGATACAAGAAAAAAAGGGGTTTCATAAACGATTTACTATGA
- the tssO gene encoding type VI secretion system TssO, which translates to MKSLNVKQRRKAFISFLLLFLLTSSLVVVIVFFNLKVPEKENRYLHNRLNYLSIEKTQTNNFADKMDKVKGLIDSIGIKGTNIEFTDQLISTELAVMRTKFIAGDSTSHVGMYNNIILTYLELKEAKIELLNLEDAKTDIESYVDIIEELKDKLEAKQRDLDIYRHNAK; encoded by the coding sequence ATGAAATCACTTAATGTAAAACAACGCAGAAAGGCATTTATTAGTTTCCTTTTATTGTTTCTACTAACCTCTTCGCTAGTTGTTGTTATTGTGTTCTTTAATTTGAAAGTTCCCGAAAAGGAAAATAGATATCTGCATAATAGGCTTAATTATCTGAGTATAGAAAAGACTCAGACTAACAATTTTGCCGATAAAATGGATAAGGTGAAAGGCTTGATTGATTCGATTGGGATCAAAGGAACTAATATTGAATTTACAGATCAGTTAATTTCAACAGAATTAGCCGTAATGAGAACCAAGTTTATTGCAGGAGACAGTACTTCGCATGTTGGAATGTATAATAATATTATTCTGACTTATCTTGAACTGAAGGAGGCTAAAATTGAATTGCTTAATTTAGAGGATGCAAAAACGGATATAGAGTCTTATGTCGATATTATTGAAGAATTGAAGGATAAATTAGAGGCAAAACAAAGAGATTTAGATATTTATAGGCACAATGCAAAATAA
- a CDS encoding type VI secretion system baseplate subunit TssF produces MEHKELIKERMLRQASRMWAIDEVYDESSFDPLVRILISALAAESESIYHEMDQVQDRVAKKLMNQLIPHIHGGVQPGHSVVIINPTDSVTCLPANYKFLSRVRNEFDALRELQFISLQETSLFKGGVKYVLSNSAYYQMTDYRFKSRIESDVLKNITVEKNEVLLGIEIPVNTDGLNSFQLFLDYKGNDAIRDSFYRQLKNAKFYFDDEKLDVDFGLFSEDDEELTVDWGSSNSELYGMKKRVLSYYERQFLSLKRNPESIQDFHANSSLNDDNICWLRICFKEGFDSSILSAVNCFANALPVVNLTEREKVFKSSENLSVISLQDEEAFFALEVVEGDDGVIYEEYGVQNGSEWENGTFLLRRDGVAGMSTENANEAINFLIGKLRNESAAFAMLDNGKFAEDLKVLGQIVSRLQQSLNQKKRYHSPVYMFLKYREIADTIFVKYYTTAGKLLKGIKPNTPILPYKGASIQQAGGYFITAMTGARNVLNSDEQLYNNRYMMLSGGRIVTKKDVKALVCNVFGEMVEQIDIEKGLLESPDSNTGFVRTIDIKLSIKREIVEDEGIVLEGREVLHALEERGSNIYPYCLFINGMQIFKQ; encoded by the coding sequence ATGGAGCATAAAGAGTTAATAAAAGAGAGAATGTTGAGGCAGGCATCACGAATGTGGGCCATTGATGAAGTGTATGACGAGTCCTCTTTTGATCCCTTGGTACGAATTTTAATTTCGGCACTTGCGGCGGAAAGTGAATCGATCTACCATGAAATGGATCAGGTGCAGGATCGTGTTGCCAAAAAATTAATGAATCAGTTGATTCCTCATATCCATGGAGGTGTGCAACCAGGGCATTCTGTTGTTATTATAAATCCTACCGATTCAGTTACTTGTCTGCCGGCAAATTATAAATTTCTCAGCAGAGTTCGGAATGAGTTTGATGCACTTCGGGAGTTGCAATTTATTTCTCTGCAGGAAACAAGTCTGTTTAAAGGAGGTGTTAAGTATGTACTTTCAAATTCCGCCTATTATCAAATGACTGATTATCGTTTTAAGTCGCGGATTGAATCTGATGTGCTTAAGAATATTACAGTTGAAAAAAACGAGGTGCTATTAGGGATTGAAATCCCGGTAAATACGGATGGGTTAAACAGCTTTCAACTGTTTTTAGATTATAAAGGAAATGATGCGATTAGAGATTCCTTTTATCGACAATTAAAAAATGCAAAATTTTATTTTGACGACGAAAAATTAGATGTTGATTTTGGATTGTTTTCTGAAGATGACGAAGAGCTGACTGTAGATTGGGGAAGTTCAAATAGTGAGCTTTACGGAATGAAAAAAAGAGTTTTATCCTACTACGAGAGACAATTTCTAAGTCTAAAAAGAAATCCGGAGTCAATACAGGATTTTCATGCTAACAGTTCTTTGAACGATGATAATATCTGTTGGTTACGAATCTGCTTTAAAGAGGGGTTTGATTCAAGCATACTGTCAGCGGTTAATTGTTTTGCGAATGCCTTACCTGTTGTTAATCTTACCGAACGGGAGAAAGTTTTTAAGAGTAGTGAAAATTTATCGGTAATTAGTTTACAGGACGAGGAAGCTTTTTTTGCTCTTGAAGTGGTTGAAGGGGATGATGGTGTTATTTATGAAGAATACGGAGTGCAAAACGGAAGTGAGTGGGAAAATGGCACTTTTCTATTGCGACGCGATGGAGTGGCTGGTATGTCAACAGAGAATGCTAATGAGGCAATTAATTTTTTAATCGGAAAGTTGAGGAATGAAAGTGCTGCATTTGCCATGCTCGATAATGGCAAATTTGCAGAGGATTTAAAAGTACTTGGGCAAATCGTTTCTCGTTTGCAACAATCATTAAATCAGAAGAAAAGATATCATAGTCCGGTGTATATGTTTTTAAAATACAGGGAAATTGCAGATACCATTTTTGTAAAATATTATACTACAGCAGGTAAGCTTTTAAAAGGAATAAAACCGAACACTCCAATATTACCATACAAAGGTGCATCTATCCAACAAGCTGGTGGTTATTTTATTACAGCTATGACGGGGGCTCGAAATGTTCTGAACTCTGATGAACAATTATATAACAATAGGTATATGATGTTGTCTGGAGGGCGAATTGTAACTAAAAAAGATGTTAAAGCTTTGGTCTGTAATGTTTTTGGGGAGATGGTTGAGCAAATTGATATTGAAAAAGGATTACTGGAGAGCCCGGATTCTAATACCGGTTTTGTAAGAACTATCGATATTAAATTAAGTATTAAACGGGAAATAGTAGAAGATGAAGGAATAGTGCTCGAAGGGCGTGAAGTTTTGCATGCTTTAGAAGAGAGAGGAAGTAATATTTATCCTTACTGTTTATTTATTAATGGAATGCAAATATTCAAACAATAA